In one Canis lupus dingo isolate Sandy chromosome 16, ASM325472v2, whole genome shotgun sequence genomic region, the following are encoded:
- the LOC112650977 gene encoding putative DBH-like monooxygenase protein 2 isoform X2 — protein MLQTPGAMTCALLFRLLLLTALVVPSPGKGLGPTSRLRYSRFLDPSNVIFLRWDFDLEAEIITFELQVRTAGWVGLGVTNRNARTGSDLVVGGVLPDGNVYFSDQHLVDEDTLEEDGSQDAELQGLTEDAVYTTMRFSRPFRSCDPHDQDITSDTMRVLATYGLDDTLKLDRDRTFVKSIFLLQIVHPDDLDIPEDTIIHDLEITDFLIPEDDTTYACTFLPLPIVSKKHHIFKFEPKMVEHDETMVHHILVYACGNASVLPTGISDCYGADPAFSLCSQVIVGWAVGGTSYQFPDDVGVSLGTPLDPQWIRLEIHYSNFHNLPGVYDSSGIRLYYTAQLRKYDMGVLQLGFFTFPIHFIPPGAESFLSYGLCKTEKFEEMNGAPVPDIQVYGYLLHTHLAGRALQAVQYRNGTQLQTICKDDSYDFNLQETRDLPYRVEIKPGDELLVECHYQTLDRDSLTFGGPSTINEMCLIFLFYYPRNNISSCMGYPDIIHVAHELGEEVSDSMEGMMAMNNVEWTPENIKKAEKACKDAQQMVIIKTIDEVVENTTGWIPEIIPTTRGPCLESSGGKVEPQDKTPAGFRAAPVGLSSSSTATLRSSRSQMPGI, from the exons ATGCTCCAGACCCCAGGAGCCATGACTTGTGCCCTTCTCTTCAGGCTTCTCCTACTTACGGCCCTGGTAGTCCCCTCCCCAGGCAAAGGCCTTGGTCCCACATCTCGCCTGCGTTATTCCAGGTTCCTAGATCCGTCCAACGTCATTTTCCTGCGCTGGGACTTTGACCTTGAGGCTGAGATCATCACTTTTGAGCTGCAGGTCCGGACAGCTGGCTGGGTGGGCTTGGGTGTCACAAATCGTAACGCCAGAACGGGGAGCGATCTGGTTGTTGGAGGAGTCCTGCCCGACGGCAATGTCTATTTCTCG gatcagcaCCTGGTAGATGAAGACACCCTGGAGGAGGACGGGAGCCAGGATGCTGAGCTGCAGGGGCTGACGGAGGATGCTGTCTACACCACCATGCGCTTCTCCAGGCCCTTCCGCTCTTGTGACCCTCATGACCAAGACATTACG AGTGACACCATGAGGGTGCTGGCCACCTATGGCCTGGATGACACTCTGAAGCTGGACCGGGACCGTACTTTTGTCAAGTCTATCTTCCTGCTACAAATAGTCCACCCTGATGACCTTGACATTCCTGAGGATACCATCATCCATGACCTGGAGATCACTGAT TTCCTCATTCCAGAGGATGACACCACGTATGCCTgcaccttcctccctctccccatcgtTAGCAAGAAGCATCACATCTTCAAG TTTGAGCCCAAGATGGTGGAGCATGATGAGACAATGGTGCATCACATCCTGGTGTATGCCTGTGGCAATGCCAGCGTTCTACCCACGGGCATCAGTGACTGCTATGGAGCTgaccctgccttctccctctgctcacaggTCATCGTAGGCTGGGCTGTCGGGGGCACA AGTTACCAGTTTCCAGATGATGTGGGTGTCTCTCTTGGGACCCCCTTGGACCCCCAGTGGATCCGACTGGAGATTCACTACAGCAATTTTCACAACCTTCCTG GTGTGTATGACTCCTCGGGGATCCGATTATACTACACTGCACAGCTGCGCAAATATGACATGGGAGTCCTCCAGCTGGGCTTCTTCACTTTCCCCATCCACTTCATACCCCCGGGCGCAGAGTCCTTCTTGTCCTATGGGCTGTGCAAGACGGAGAAGTTTGAGGAG ATGAATGGGGCCCCAGTGCCTGACATACAGGTGTACGGCTACCTGCTCCACACCCACCTGGCTGGCCGTGCTCTGCAGGCTGTGCAATACAG AAATGGGACACAACTCCAAACAATCTGCAAAGATGATTCCTATGACTTCAATCTGCAGGAGACTCGGGATTTACCGTATCGAGTGGAGATCAAACCG GGAGACGAGTTGCTGGTAGAGTGTCACTACCAGACGCTGGACCGGGACTCCTTGACTTTT gGGGGTCCCAGCACCATTAATGAGATGTGCCTCATCTTCCTCTTCTACTATCCCCGAAACAACATCTCCAGCTGCATGGGGTACCCTGACATCATCCATGTGGcccatgagctgggggaggaggtaTCAGA CTCCATGGAGGGCATGATGGCCATGAACAATGTTGAGTGGACTCCAGAGAACATTAAGAAGGCTGAGAAAGCCTGCAAGGACGCCCAGCAGATGGTGATAATAAAGACCATTGAT GAGGTGGTGGAAAATACGACAGGCTGGATTCCAGAAATCATCCCTACTACTCGGGGACCCTGCTTGGAGTCCTCTGGAGGCAAAGTGGAACCCCAGGACAAAACCCCTGCAGGTTTCAGGGCTGCACCAGTGGGCCTCTCAAGCTCCAGCACTGCTACCCTGAG
- the LOC112650977 gene encoding putative DBH-like monooxygenase protein 2 isoform X1: MLQTPGAMTCALLFRLLLLTALVVPSPGKGLGPTSRLRYSRFLDPSNVIFLRWDFDLEAEIITFELQVRTAGWVGLGVTNRNARTGSDLVVGGVLPDGNVYFSDQHLVDEDTLEEDGSQDAELQGLTEDAVYTTMRFSRPFRSCDPHDQDITSDTMRVLATYGLDDTLKLDRDRTFVKSIFLLQIVHPDDLDIPEDTIIHDLEITDFLIPEDDTTYACTFLPLPIVSKKHHIFKFEPKMVEHDETMVHHILVYACGNASVLPTGISDCYGADPAFSLCSQVIVGWAVGGTSYQFPDDVGVSLGTPLDPQWIRLEIHYSNFHNLPGVYDSSGIRLYYTAQLRKYDMGVLQLGFFTFPIHFIPPGAESFLSYGLCKTEKFEEMNGAPVPDIQVYGYLLHTHLAGRALQAVQYRNGTQLQTICKDDSYDFNLQETRDLPYRVEIKPGDELLVECHYQTLDRDSLTFGGPSTINEMCLIFLFYYPRNNISSCMGYPDIIHVAHELGEEVSDSMEGMMAMNNVEWTPENIKKAEKACKDAQQMVIIKTIDEVVENTTGWIPEIIPTTRGPCLESSGGKVEPQDKTPAGFRAAPVGLSSSSTATLRCLPLAALLFGQGAFSWLLATLKVVV, encoded by the exons ATGCTCCAGACCCCAGGAGCCATGACTTGTGCCCTTCTCTTCAGGCTTCTCCTACTTACGGCCCTGGTAGTCCCCTCCCCAGGCAAAGGCCTTGGTCCCACATCTCGCCTGCGTTATTCCAGGTTCCTAGATCCGTCCAACGTCATTTTCCTGCGCTGGGACTTTGACCTTGAGGCTGAGATCATCACTTTTGAGCTGCAGGTCCGGACAGCTGGCTGGGTGGGCTTGGGTGTCACAAATCGTAACGCCAGAACGGGGAGCGATCTGGTTGTTGGAGGAGTCCTGCCCGACGGCAATGTCTATTTCTCG gatcagcaCCTGGTAGATGAAGACACCCTGGAGGAGGACGGGAGCCAGGATGCTGAGCTGCAGGGGCTGACGGAGGATGCTGTCTACACCACCATGCGCTTCTCCAGGCCCTTCCGCTCTTGTGACCCTCATGACCAAGACATTACG AGTGACACCATGAGGGTGCTGGCCACCTATGGCCTGGATGACACTCTGAAGCTGGACCGGGACCGTACTTTTGTCAAGTCTATCTTCCTGCTACAAATAGTCCACCCTGATGACCTTGACATTCCTGAGGATACCATCATCCATGACCTGGAGATCACTGAT TTCCTCATTCCAGAGGATGACACCACGTATGCCTgcaccttcctccctctccccatcgtTAGCAAGAAGCATCACATCTTCAAG TTTGAGCCCAAGATGGTGGAGCATGATGAGACAATGGTGCATCACATCCTGGTGTATGCCTGTGGCAATGCCAGCGTTCTACCCACGGGCATCAGTGACTGCTATGGAGCTgaccctgccttctccctctgctcacaggTCATCGTAGGCTGGGCTGTCGGGGGCACA AGTTACCAGTTTCCAGATGATGTGGGTGTCTCTCTTGGGACCCCCTTGGACCCCCAGTGGATCCGACTGGAGATTCACTACAGCAATTTTCACAACCTTCCTG GTGTGTATGACTCCTCGGGGATCCGATTATACTACACTGCACAGCTGCGCAAATATGACATGGGAGTCCTCCAGCTGGGCTTCTTCACTTTCCCCATCCACTTCATACCCCCGGGCGCAGAGTCCTTCTTGTCCTATGGGCTGTGCAAGACGGAGAAGTTTGAGGAG ATGAATGGGGCCCCAGTGCCTGACATACAGGTGTACGGCTACCTGCTCCACACCCACCTGGCTGGCCGTGCTCTGCAGGCTGTGCAATACAG AAATGGGACACAACTCCAAACAATCTGCAAAGATGATTCCTATGACTTCAATCTGCAGGAGACTCGGGATTTACCGTATCGAGTGGAGATCAAACCG GGAGACGAGTTGCTGGTAGAGTGTCACTACCAGACGCTGGACCGGGACTCCTTGACTTTT gGGGGTCCCAGCACCATTAATGAGATGTGCCTCATCTTCCTCTTCTACTATCCCCGAAACAACATCTCCAGCTGCATGGGGTACCCTGACATCATCCATGTGGcccatgagctgggggaggaggtaTCAGA CTCCATGGAGGGCATGATGGCCATGAACAATGTTGAGTGGACTCCAGAGAACATTAAGAAGGCTGAGAAAGCCTGCAAGGACGCCCAGCAGATGGTGATAATAAAGACCATTGAT GAGGTGGTGGAAAATACGACAGGCTGGATTCCAGAAATCATCCCTACTACTCGGGGACCCTGCTTGGAGTCCTCTGGAGGCAAAGTGGAACCCCAGGACAAAACCCCTGCAGGTTTCAGGGCTGCACCAGTGGGCCTCTCAAGCTCCAGCACTGCTACCCTGAGGTGCCTCCCTCTGGCTGCCCTCTTGTTTGGGCAGGGGGCTTTTTCTTGGCTTCTTGCCACCCTGAAGGTTGTAGTCTGA